In Acanthopagrus latus isolate v.2019 chromosome 6, fAcaLat1.1, whole genome shotgun sequence, the genomic window tcggacagaaaaaaaagcacattgtgTCGGTGGTACAGTTGCATAAAATGTCGAGCAAAGTTGTGATGTGAGAGTGTGAGGACGCCTTCACAAGTAACCGGCTTCGGTTTCGGCTACAACAGAACTTTGCATTTTCCCAGTTAGTACAAAGAAAGCCAGATCAGTCTcaataaattaatgtatttcagGATTTATacataaatgacattaaaaaaaaaacatttcaatacattaaaaaaaatctgtgtaaaaatataaaataacatataaaaaaggttaaaaaatgtgtttttgatgcaAGCAAAACATTTCCTTGGTTTATATAGATGTagtacaaatatgtaaatatactatgtatttaaaagtatttacaattttcatcaaaaacaacaaacaacctGCATTTTCACACTGATTCAGTCACTCATTTCTTAGTCTCATTGCATTTGTGTGGGATTTTCTGAGACTCTCCTGACGTGAATCattgtataaatatatttttattttccctgaTGAGCAGGTGAGACGTTTACTTTGTTGGTTCAGTCAGTCCATTAAAAGTGTTTCAGTGATGCCACAGTGAGAAGCTCCAAATCACGTACAAGCTGCTTCCTGTTAGTCATTATTCATAACGTGATTCACAGTCCGACAACAGTAATAATGCTCATGATTAGTTACCTCTTGTTCCTCTGACACCGAACAACATGAATATACAAACTACAAGCATTCAAAGTGCATTTTTCCCCCTTTGGTCCTGATCAAATGAGCCTTAAACAGCCAGCTGTTATGAAGATTCATCATCACACACGTTTCTTGATTTTTCTTCAGCTCAACTTCAGCTGTCTGGAAAGACTTGGATCCACCTTACGGAGAGCAGCGATCAGGACCGAGCTGGCTTCAGCTCCCTTTTTTCGCACCATGTCGATCAATTTTCGTGCTTTATCCTGTGTGGTCGGTTGTGTTTTGACTGActgcatttcttcatcatttatAATGTCCAAATCAAGAAGTTTGTCCAGAATCTGGTTCAGAACAGATCCAGACACTCGCTCTACAAACTGCGTCCTGATAGAGCTCAGCTTCTGTTCTGCCGGCACGTATCCCTCTGCTGGGACGATCATCTGTGCAGTTCTCCTTCTTGAATCTGGAAGATACCCAAAGATGAAACTTTTAAAAACCAACATCACTTTTTAAGAAAACTCTTGGAAAgtacaacattttaaagttcgaacTGAAATTCCAGCCACCTAAACACACCAGAGTTTCCATCAAGATGGATAATTCCCACAAAAActaacaaaatgttgaaaaaactcTCCATCAATATCAACAGTTTCAAAACTATTCTATTCCTCTCTGTTGTTCCATCAGGTGGATGAAGTCTTACCGGTGAGATCAATGTCATGCTCCCAGACCATCGACTGTCCATGATCTTTGACCAGTAACGTTACTTCTTCTGTGGTTGTCGGCAGGCGGACCTCAAACGTCGGGAAGTAATTTGGTCCAAACTCCATGTTGAAATCTGCACTCTGGAAACCGAAGTGTCAGAATTTCTATAAGCGTTTAAAGATGAATCATGTCAACATGCTGCAGCACTAAACAgtcttttatttcaaattctCACCTTGGGCTGTATCTTAATGGCCTGAGAACAGTGAAGAGTGTAACTCTGATCTTCAAAGAGTTTACATCTTGAAGGAACCTGGATGTTCTCTGAATATCGCTGCTGCACGCTCACCTGAAGAGACATCAGAACATTTTAACAATTAAACAGTTTCTCCTCAGTAGAATCTGACATTAACAAGCCAATTATTCCTCATTACAGATAAATCAGTATCAGCGTATTTGTAGGTTGCCAAGTACCTTGACTTCAATACTGGTTTCTGAACAATCCTTATCAATACCaattaattcataaaataattaagaaaatattaaacatcAGGCTAAACTCACTTCAGAAGATGTTCAAGTCATGAGAGCAGCTAAGAGCTGCTTGATTTGTGAATGTGccaaattattttaatgattcatTATCAAAACAAGACTGAGTAACACGACAGGTTGTTCTTCATAAAattccctctttgtgttttcctgttgagctgcagtggaggagAAGTGAAATTTGTCCTCCATCACACAAAATTGAAGAACATTAGGTGGAGATTTCCAAACATCCAGTATGAACAGGGGAAATCATTACAGCAAGAACAGGCGAATCAGCGTTCATAAGAATATATATCACTGTTGTTTTAAGACATACTGGTAAGGTCTTCTTCAAGAGACAAGTTTGGACTGACAGCTGTAACACGGAGCTTTACCTCATCCAGGTGGATGTTCCCTGGAAGGAGAAACACGTTgagtttttgtctctgtgtttttgagtTTGGCTGTCCGAGGAACAACAGGACTTGGCCTCCAACTGGTCTCATGTCGTTGCTGTTCAACAACCTTTGAAAAAAACTCTTCACTATGCCAAAGGCGGAGAAGTGGGAGACTGTGACGACCACATGAGTGTCTGTAACCTCCAGCGGCTCGAGGAAGTTCATTCCATCGTCAGTGATGTGGACGACAGACAGCAGACCTTCAGGCGGCggagctgtgaaaacacagagctgtgagcTTTTGCTCTTTACAGCTGTTAGCAGCTGTTTTCCAGAACGAAGAGCAGATTCTTTGTACATGTTGAGCAATTTACTGAACACATATTCAGTGATGGAGGATGGAAAGCCAGagacaataaatgaaaactgtgcaaaataaatacaaaggaaaaaatttgttatttaaaataatattcagACGATATATTCTGATGAATTTTAGTTTTTGAGGGCATGTTCTTCTTTGTGTCACAGTTTGGCAcagttttttaattttctgttgaaaaaGTAATGAGCTAATTCTTTCAGCTCTGATACAGTCATACTGTATGTCACAATATAATCAGTCACAACTGTCCTTCACATCACCACTCAAGCTTCCTTTTAGTTTCAATCAAGGGTACGATGAGAAGTTAGGAAAGGAAATATGAAGTGACTAAGAAAGTAAAAATCATCAGGATGTCGTTTGTTCAGGCTGTGGCTGTAATGAATGTTAAATGTTCTTACCATCCATAACTTCACAGTGAGGCAGGTggagctgacagacagcagaatcCTCTGAACACTTGATATCAAACAGCAGCCCTGCAGCCATCTTGTCAGCTGATCTGAGGAGGCTCTCATCCCATTGGACGGTCCTGTACAGTAGCTCCGCCTCCTGAACCATAACAAACACCAGTCCAGTCAATTCACAGTGGAACACACCTGGACCAGGACACCAAAACCTGTAGGACACAGAGGAGCTGTTAGCAACACGCCGGACTGCTGCCAACAGATCTGGTGACGTGCAGATACTTTTTCTTATTTATCCTATACGTTATGttttacacacactgacaacaatcCCATCGTCCAACAGACAGAAGTTCACCGcaaatttcaaaatgtaagaaattaGCTAAACTGTAAAAGATGAACTTTCaatcaaactgtaaatgttgacAGGAGGGGATGTACTGAACATTGCCTGGCTTTCTTTGCATGAGCTGGCTCTGCAAAACCTAAAACCTCAGTCATGGATTAataactgataaataaataaataaataaatattctgtAATAATAATTAGAGTTGATCAACTTGCTTTGTTAACCCAGCCTGTCTTTTTCAGGCTCTGTGCACATTAAAAGGGGCATTTCACTGCACATTCTGAGCCCTTTACCTGCAAACTTGATGACACATTCACATATTCTACAGGTGTGACAGTCACATATTGAATTGAATATTATCAGAGGAATCCCACTAGATTCAGTTTGTCATTGTAGGCCACTGATTTATAGAAGTTAACTTTTGATGTATCTTTCGTGACTTTAGATTACTTCTCTTATAGCAAACAAGGGCACATCGCAAATCACAGCGTTCGTCCTCTTGATGTTTTGCGACTGGATGCTCTGAAAAAGATCCAGACCGAACTGGGAAACTGGACAAACTTCATGAATTAATCAAAACAATCCTTTTGCTCAGATTTTCTGCAGGATTTATAGAGGTCAATAATCTGGACCAGATTATGTCTGCAAATTAAATTAGCATTCTGATGTCTCTAGATTAAATGCCAGCCAGGTTTGTGACACACAGAATAGATTCAACATGTCTCGCTAATCTTGCTCTGTAGAACATCCCTTATAGAGAATTTGATGTTTTGTTACCTGTATGACGTCTTTCCAGACTCAGTTAGCAGCTCAGGTTGGAAATGTTGCTTATCCTAAAattaaaagagtcacaaaatTAGTTAATTAAACTGGACGGGAGagttaattaaaacacactgagatGGGGGCAAAGACTGCAGATCAACTCTCCCAGTTATGTACAGTTTAGTCTATATGCACTTTAATATTTATTGATCAATAATTATCCCttgttaaaattattattataacaattaTCTTTTACAATTGAAGCCTGCAGGACTGTGATGGACAGAATGTGGGAGGTCAGGAAAACTGAACTCTGGCTCGAGTGAAACTAAGAAAGcctaaatgtctaaaaatgtgacaaactgaCATTTGTACTTTGCGCCTCTCCACACAGAAGCTGATGCTGCTGGTTCGACCTCTCTAGATCAGGACACAGCtgatcctcttcatcctctttaCTCTCCTCTCTGAAGTCCTCAGACACAGCGAGGTTAGACTCAGATGTGGACGGATCTGGGGGACGGGAGAAGCAGCAGATGTCAAACTTTCGGACATCCTGGTGACAAAACATTCATAAACTTGTAACAGCCAAGTTCACAGTTCAAAGCTGGTCAGGGTCATTTGTAGCTTGTCTTTCCACACACGTTTCCTGTGGTAATCTACTGGCAAACCCTCtaaaaaagccaaaatgtgTCAAGACAAGGTCCAATTTAGAACCAAGTCCATACTGTAAACTTAAAGAAAGTTAACAAAGAAGAGAGACTGAACCCCAAATAGGGGAGCTGAATACGGTatcaaggcaaaaaaaaaatacaagacatCATCCCACTCAACATTTACCGAGTGTCTTTAACACACAGCAGCCAATCGGACAGTTATACTTTAATAACAATTTAAGTTCCTTCACAATATTCCAGTAGGCGTTCACTCACGTTGTTCAGGTGGAGCCCTGCTGACGTCGCCAGGATGGCCTCCGAGTGGCAAGACTTTACGAGGACGACTTTTGTTGTACCTGTTAATACTTCTCTTTATATGTCCCAGTTTGTTGTGTAGATATTCAACGCGTTTCCTCTCTAGCTTATAGTTCGGATAAGTCTAAAaggtgtataaaaaaaaaaaagaacagtggCAATGTGATAATGTACTCAGACGTACGATGATAAGATTTGATAAGTTGAGAGTtgttaccttttttattttcaaacactcTTGAATTAACTGATGCTGGATTATCTGAGAAGAGGAGACACAAAGAGGATATGAATAAAACTTAACCAGTCAATATAATagggcagttttttttaaatcaaggaaCAGATTTGTGTGCATCTTTTAGGGAAAACGACTTTCTTACtttgtttgctttgctttgcttgaCCTGTTTAAGATCATTTTGAAGCTTGGTAAGGTTCTGCTGGATGACCTCTATCTTAGCGTGAAGACGCCGGTACTCTCTGTACTGACTGTTGAAATCATTCTTATACCTCTGATACTGCTCCGGAGAGCTGATCACTGTGAACGACCttggagggaaaagagagaaaatcttAGTGAGagagtttaaataaatataaatttCTCTTTCGCTCATTTGGCTCTAGTGAGAAGGATCATTAGAGGGAGACTTGATGAGAGGCACTAAGGCCTAACAATCGAATTGCACTACTGACAATTTctttacaaagaaaaactgaactgactgcatgtatgtgaatgggtgaatgctgacttgtgttgaaaagcactttgagACTAAGTCGTTAGAAAAGCGCTTTATAAATCCAAATTCGTAAAGGATCTTCGGCAAAGTTGTCACTTTAGTTCATTTCAGCTTTTCCTCCAGGAGTAAAGCATcttctgaaataaatcaatacagGACCTGTGAAACTCTCTC contains:
- the LOC119020395 gene encoding uncharacterized protein LOC119020395 isoform X2, which gives rise to MCDSVKVKKEEEEEDGVESPGSSGLSVKTDESKDPPPRFGKLREKALLPMQKQLSVSTKSDWLKDPPPYPSSLAEHIFRVTSEQKMRDSLKEEEEEEEEVESPGSSCLSVKTGGSKDPPPRFDTKLTSEQKMSDSVKVKKEEEEVESPGSSGLSVKTGGSKDPPPRFDTKVVKRSHDSEEEQLSLDADLFQDPLGKMVKLRTLSRPSDTKSFTVISSPEQYQRYKNDFNSQYREYRRLHAKIEVIQQNLTKLQNDLKQVKQSKANKIIQHQLIQECLKIKKTYPNYKLERKRVEYLHNKLGHIKRSINRYNKSRPRKVLPLGGHPGDVSRAPPEQHPSTSESNLAVSEDFREESKEDEEDQLCPDLERSNQQHQLLCGEAQSTNDKQHFQPELLTESGKTSYRFWCPGPGVFHCELTGLVFVMVQEAELLYRTVQWDESLLRSADKMAAGLLFDIKCSEDSAVCQLHLPHCEVMDAPPPEGLLSVVHITDDGMNFLEPLEVTDTHVVVTVSHFSAFGIVKSFFQRLLNSNDMRPVGGQVLLFLGQPNSKTQRQKLNVFLLPGNIHLDEVSVQQRYSENIQVPSRCKLFEDQSYTLHCSQAIKIQPKSADFNMEFGPNYFPTFEVRLPTTTEEVTLLVKDHGQSMVWEHDIDLTDSRRRTAQMIVPAEGYVPAEQKLSSIRTQFVERVSGSVLNQILDKLLDLDIINDEEMQSVKTQPTTQDKARKLIDMVRKKGAEASSVLIAALRKVDPSLSRQLKLS
- the LOC119020395 gene encoding caspase recruitment domain-containing protein 8-like isoform X4; amino-acid sequence: MCDSVKVKKEEEEEDGVESPGSSGLSVKTDESKDPPPRFGKLREKALLPMQKQLSVSTKSDWLKDPPPYPSSLAEHIFRLTSEQKMSDSVKVKKEEEEVESPGSSGLSVKTGGSKDPPPRFDTKVVKRSHDSEEEQLSLDADLFQDPLGKMVKLRTLSRPSDTKSFTVISSPEQYQRYKNDFNSQYREYRRLHAKIEVIQQNLTKLQNDLKQVKQSKANKIIQHQLIQECLKIKKTYPNYKLERKRVEYLHNKLGHIKRSINRYNKSRPRKVLPLGGHPGDVSRAPPEQHPSTSESNLAVSEDFREESKEDEEDQLCPDLERSNQQHQLLCGEAQSTNDKQHFQPELLTESGKTSYRFWCPGPGVFHCELTGLVFVMVQEAELLYRTVQWDESLLRSADKMAAGLLFDIKCSEDSAVCQLHLPHCEVMDAPPPEGLLSVVHITDDGMNFLEPLEVTDTHVVVTVSHFSAFGIVKSFFQRLLNSNDMRPVGGQVLLFLGQPNSKTQRQKLNVFLLPGNIHLDEVSVQQRYSENIQVPSRCKLFEDQSYTLHCSQAIKIQPKSADFNMEFGPNYFPTFEVRLPTTTEEVTLLVKDHGQSMVWEHDIDLTDSRRRTAQMIVPAEGYVPAEQKLSSIRTQFVERVSGSVLNQILDKLLDLDIINDEEMQSVKTQPTTQDKARKLIDMVRKKGAEASSVLIAALRKVDPSLSRQLKLS
- the LOC119020395 gene encoding caspase recruitment domain-containing protein 8-like isoform X3, with product MCDSVKVKKEEEEEDGVESPGSSGLSVKTDESKDPPPRFGKLREKALLPMQKQLSVSTKSDWLKDPPPYPSSLAEHIFRVTSEQKMRDSLKEEEEEEEEVESPGSSCLSVKTGGSKDPPPRFDTKVVKRSHDSEEEQLSLDADLFQDPLGKMVKLRTLSRPSDTKSFTVISSPEQYQRYKNDFNSQYREYRRLHAKIEVIQQNLTKLQNDLKQVKQSKANKIIQHQLIQECLKIKKTYPNYKLERKRVEYLHNKLGHIKRSINRYNKSRPRKVLPLGGHPGDVSRAPPEQHPSTSESNLAVSEDFREESKEDEEDQLCPDLERSNQQHQLLCGEAQSTNDKQHFQPELLTESGKTSYRFWCPGPGVFHCELTGLVFVMVQEAELLYRTVQWDESLLRSADKMAAGLLFDIKCSEDSAVCQLHLPHCEVMDAPPPEGLLSVVHITDDGMNFLEPLEVTDTHVVVTVSHFSAFGIVKSFFQRLLNSNDMRPVGGQVLLFLGQPNSKTQRQKLNVFLLPGNIHLDEVSVQQRYSENIQVPSRCKLFEDQSYTLHCSQAIKIQPKSADFNMEFGPNYFPTFEVRLPTTTEEVTLLVKDHGQSMVWEHDIDLTDSRRRTAQMIVPAEGYVPAEQKLSSIRTQFVERVSGSVLNQILDKLLDLDIINDEEMQSVKTQPTTQDKARKLIDMVRKKGAEASSVLIAALRKVDPSLSRQLKLS
- the LOC119020395 gene encoding uncharacterized protein LOC119020395 isoform X1 → MCDSVKVKKEEEEEDGVESPGSSGLSVKTDESKDPPPRFGKLREKALLPMQKQLSVSTKSDWLKDPPPYPSSLAEHIFRVTSEQKMRDSLKEEEEEEEEVESPGSSCLSVKTGGSKDPPPRFDTKRKRALLHMQKQLSVSTKSDWLKDPPPYQSSLAEHIFRLTSEQKMSDSVKVKKEEEEVESPGSSGLSVKTGGSKDPPPRFDTKVVKRSHDSEEEQLSLDADLFQDPLGKMVKLRTLSRPSDTKSFTVISSPEQYQRYKNDFNSQYREYRRLHAKIEVIQQNLTKLQNDLKQVKQSKANKIIQHQLIQECLKIKKTYPNYKLERKRVEYLHNKLGHIKRSINRYNKSRPRKVLPLGGHPGDVSRAPPEQHPSTSESNLAVSEDFREESKEDEEDQLCPDLERSNQQHQLLCGEAQSTNDKQHFQPELLTESGKTSYRFWCPGPGVFHCELTGLVFVMVQEAELLYRTVQWDESLLRSADKMAAGLLFDIKCSEDSAVCQLHLPHCEVMDAPPPEGLLSVVHITDDGMNFLEPLEVTDTHVVVTVSHFSAFGIVKSFFQRLLNSNDMRPVGGQVLLFLGQPNSKTQRQKLNVFLLPGNIHLDEVSVQQRYSENIQVPSRCKLFEDQSYTLHCSQAIKIQPKSADFNMEFGPNYFPTFEVRLPTTTEEVTLLVKDHGQSMVWEHDIDLTDSRRRTAQMIVPAEGYVPAEQKLSSIRTQFVERVSGSVLNQILDKLLDLDIINDEEMQSVKTQPTTQDKARKLIDMVRKKGAEASSVLIAALRKVDPSLSRQLKLS